GAAGACCGGCGAGCAGATCATGGCCCTGTTCGAGGAGCTCCACGCCGAGGGGAACACGGTCATGATGGTCACCCACGAGCGCCACATCGCCGAACACGCCGAGCGCGTCGTCAACATCGTCGACGGGCAGATCGAGTCCGTCGAGGAACTCGCGGAGGTGCAACGGTGAACCCCTTCACCGGACTGCGGATGTCCTGGCGGGCCATCCGCTCGCACAAGCTCCGGTCGACCCTGACCACGCTCGGCGTCATCATCGGGGTCGCCGCCGTCATCACCTTCGTCACGCTCGGCGCGTCGCTGCAGGCCGGCATCATCGGCGAGGTCAGCCCCGACGACCAGCGCAACGTCTACACCTGGGCCGCCCCCGAGAACAACTCCAACCAGGGGCCGCTCTCGGGTGCACAACCGGTGTTCACGCAGCGCGACACCGACGAACTCGCGAAGTTAGAGGCCGTCGACGCGGCCTACGGCTACACGCCCTTACCGGCCCAGACCGTGAACTTCGAGAACCAGCGCATCCCCAGGCAGGACGGGGTGGTCGCCACCGGCCCCGAGTACGTGGACGCGGACGAGATAGCCGAGGGCAGGCAGTTCGAGATGGGTGCCCGCGAGGCCGTCCTCAACCCCGCGATGGCCAACGCGTTCGACCAGAACGTCACCGTCGGGGACAACATCACGGTCACGCTGCTGGGGGGCCAGCAGATAGAGGCGACCGTCGTCGGCATCACCGAGACCTCGGACTCGCGCTCGCCCTTCGAGGGGTTCAACCCGTCGCCGCGGGTGTACCTGCCGCTGAACCCGTACTACACCGAACTCGTCTCGCAGGCCACCGAGACGCCGCGGTTCGCCGCGGTCGTGGTCGAGGCCACGAGCCAGGGACAGGTCGAGGCCGCCAAGGAGCAGGCCCGGGGCTACCTCGACAGTGACCGATCCGACGCCGAGGAACTGGCGGGCGACGACCTCGTCTACGAACTCCAGACCAGCACGGAACTGCTCGGCCAGCTCGAGGCCGTCCTCGAACAGCTCCAGGCGTTCGTCATCGGTATCGCGGCGCTCTCCCTGCTGGTCGGCAGCATCGGCATCGCCAACATCATGCTCGTCTCGGTGACCGAGCGCACCCGCGAGATCGGCATCATGAAGGCCGTCGGCGCACAGAAGCGCGACATCATCGGCCTGTTCATCACCGAGGCGGTCATCATCGGCATCATCGGTTCCATCCTGGGCACCCTGCTCGGCCTCGCCGCCGGCTACCTCGGCGCCCAGTACATCGACATCCCGCTCACGTACCCCGTCGAGTGGTTCGGCATCGCGGTCGCGGTCGGCATCCTCGTCGGGGTGCTGGCCGGGCTCTACCCGGCGTGGAGTGCGGCCCGGACCGACCCCATCGACGCGCTGCGGTACGAGTGAGCGCGGACCACTGACCGCTTTCTCTCGGTTCGTCCCTCCACCAGCAACGCCGACCGCCTCCCCGACACCTAACCCGTTCCGCCGGCAATCATATGCCAACACATGACACGAACTGCCGTCATCGCCGGTGTCGGCCCCGGCCTCGGCGCGTCGCTCGCCCGGACGTTCGCCGACGAGGGCTGTGCAGTCGGCCTGTTCGCCCGGTCCGAGGACTACATGGCGGACCTCGCGGCCGACCTCCGCGAGGAGACCGCCGGCGACGCCCTCGCCGTCCCGACCGACCTCACCGACCCCGACCAGATTCACGAGGGTTTCGCGGCCGTCAGGGACGAGTTCGGGCCGGTCGATATCCTCGTCAACCACGCCAGCGCCGCGCCGTGGAAGGGGCTCTCCGCAGTCTCGCACGACGAGTTCCAGCAGGCGCTCGACGTGGGCGTGACGGGCGCGCTCCACTGCTCGCAGGAGGCCGTCGCGGACATGCGCGAGGGCGACGGCGGGACCGTCATCTTCACCGGCGCGACCACCTCGGTCCGCGGCCGCAAGGGGTCGGTCGCCTTCTCCGCGGCGAAGTTCGGGGCCCGCGGCCTCGCGGAGTCGATGGCCCGCGAACTCGGTCCCGAGGGAATCCACGTCGCCCACGTCGTCATCGACGGGGGCATCCTCCACCCCGAGCGCGAGGTCCAGAACGAGCACGAGTACCTCGACCCCGACGCCATCGCGGAGAGCTACTGGCACC
This window of the Haloarchaeobius amylolyticus genome carries:
- a CDS encoding ABC transporter permease produces the protein MNPFTGLRMSWRAIRSHKLRSTLTTLGVIIGVAAVITFVTLGASLQAGIIGEVSPDDQRNVYTWAAPENNSNQGPLSGAQPVFTQRDTDELAKLEAVDAAYGYTPLPAQTVNFENQRIPRQDGVVATGPEYVDADEIAEGRQFEMGAREAVLNPAMANAFDQNVTVGDNITVTLLGGQQIEATVVGITETSDSRSPFEGFNPSPRVYLPLNPYYTELVSQATETPRFAAVVVEATSQGQVEAAKEQARGYLDSDRSDAEELAGDDLVYELQTSTELLGQLEAVLEQLQAFVIGIAALSLLVGSIGIANIMLVSVTERTREIGIMKAVGAQKRDIIGLFITEAVIIGIIGSILGTLLGLAAGYLGAQYIDIPLTYPVEWFGIAVAVGILVGVLAGLYPAWSAARTDPIDALRYE
- a CDS encoding SDR family NAD(P)-dependent oxidoreductase — encoded protein: MTRTAVIAGVGPGLGASLARTFADEGCAVGLFARSEDYMADLAADLREETAGDALAVPTDLTDPDQIHEGFAAVRDEFGPVDILVNHASAAPWKGLSAVSHDEFQQALDVGVTGALHCSQEAVADMREGDGGTVIFTGATTSVRGRKGSVAFSAAKFGARGLAESMARELGPEGIHVAHVVIDGGILHPEREVQNEHEYLDPDAIAESYWHLVEQDRSAWTLELDLRPHVEAF